In Zhaonella formicivorans, one DNA window encodes the following:
- a CDS encoding uroporphyrinogen decarboxylase family protein, which yields MLTPRERVRRALAHQEADRVPIDNGGIVSGMHEVAYKNLLEYLGLDLEVEIYDPVQRLAVVDDRVLDRLHVDTRYIFANAPQGWEYREDENRCWYNEWGVLFRRVEYYADSVGHPLAGKSLNEIKQFKFPDPQDPARFKGLKEKARQLYEETDYALVGGTIAALYTPAWDLRGYQQFMLDTVAEPKLAEYLLDRLLEWWMAFYEGYLEAIGEYIEYLWVGDDWGQQSGPLISPDNFRQVVKPRFAKLHEFIKSKTKAKIAYHSCGSIYWALQDFAEMGVDIIHPLQPSAKDMDDSEKIKREFGARLVFHGGTDNQGLFHLDRELVVADAKRRIKALAPGGGYIFSSGHNLQANCSPKNILALFDTAYEFGHYPINFEV from the coding sequence ATGCTGACACCACGGGAAAGAGTACGTAGGGCACTTGCTCATCAGGAAGCTGACCGGGTTCCCATTGACAATGGTGGAATTGTCTCTGGTATGCATGAGGTGGCATATAAAAATCTCTTGGAATATCTAGGCTTAGACTTAGAGGTTGAAATCTATGATCCGGTACAGCGCTTGGCAGTGGTTGACGACCGCGTTTTAGACCGGCTTCACGTTGATACCAGGTATATTTTTGCCAATGCTCCCCAAGGTTGGGAGTACCGGGAAGATGAAAACCGGTGCTGGTACAACGAATGGGGTGTATTATTCCGCCGGGTGGAATACTACGCCGATTCGGTTGGCCATCCCCTGGCAGGAAAAAGTTTAAATGAGATCAAGCAGTTTAAATTCCCTGATCCCCAGGATCCGGCCCGTTTTAAAGGCCTGAAAGAAAAAGCCCGTCAATTGTACGAAGAAACGGATTACGCGTTGGTTGGCGGAACTATTGCTGCCCTTTATACACCTGCTTGGGATTTAAGGGGTTATCAACAGTTTATGTTGGATACGGTGGCGGAACCCAAGCTGGCTGAATATCTCCTGGACAGGTTATTGGAGTGGTGGATGGCTTTTTATGAAGGGTATTTGGAGGCTATTGGCGAATATATCGAATACCTGTGGGTGGGCGATGACTGGGGACAGCAGTCCGGCCCGTTAATTAGTCCCGATAATTTCCGCCAGGTAGTGAAGCCTCGTTTTGCCAAGCTCCATGAGTTTATTAAGTCTAAAACTAAGGCGAAAATTGCTTATCACAGCTGCGGGTCTATTTACTGGGCTCTTCAGGATTTTGCGGAGATGGGCGTTGATATTATTCACCCCTTGCAACCTTCTGCCAAGGATATGGATGATTCAGAGAAAATAAAACGGGAATTTGGTGCCCGGTTAGTCTTCCACGGTGGTACAGACAACCAAGGGCTTTTTCACCTTGACAGAGAGCTGGTAGTGGCCGATGCTAAAAGGCGGATAAAGGCCCTGGCACCGGGAGGGGGATATATTTTTTCTTCCGGACATAACTTGCAGGCCAACTGTTCGCCGAAAAACATTCTGGCCCTTTTTGACACGGCGTATGAATTTGGACATTATCCAATCAATTTTGAGGTGTAA
- a CDS encoding sugar-binding protein, with amino-acid sequence MCKKAVWLIVALVILSLVVAGCGQSGTGQSGDSGSQNSKEQPRIVFVTPLIGHPVWLVAKNGFDDAAKDLGFSGDWVGPQGIDANAMIQQIENAIAQKVDGIITMALNPEAFQPVLEKAEKAGIPVVIVNSDAPNAPRLAYLGTDEKNLGTTGATEIIKKLNGTPAKVLTMQSTMDAKVANKMIEAYIEELQKAPGTEILAKESDNSDMMVAVQKFQNLLQTYPEANVIIGVAAEVGPAAAKVVDEMGLKGKVTIVAIDDMQETVDAIKNDLIYGTLTQNFYRMGYQASQILMDYIKDGKKPEQQIIDSGTIFVTKDNIDTYQEQMKSW; translated from the coding sequence ATGTGTAAAAAAGCTGTATGGTTGATTGTGGCTTTGGTGATTTTAAGCTTGGTTGTGGCAGGCTGTGGCCAGAGTGGAACTGGGCAAAGTGGGGACAGCGGTTCCCAAAATAGCAAAGAGCAGCCGCGGATTGTTTTTGTGACTCCTTTGATCGGGCACCCGGTGTGGCTGGTAGCTAAGAACGGTTTTGATGATGCTGCCAAAGATTTAGGCTTTAGCGGCGACTGGGTTGGTCCCCAAGGCATTGACGCCAACGCCATGATCCAGCAAATTGAAAATGCCATCGCTCAAAAGGTAGACGGCATCATAACCATGGCACTAAACCCTGAGGCTTTCCAGCCTGTCCTGGAAAAAGCTGAAAAAGCTGGTATTCCTGTGGTTATTGTGAACTCTGATGCGCCCAATGCACCTCGTCTGGCCTATTTAGGAACAGACGAAAAGAACTTGGGCACTACCGGTGCCACGGAAATTATTAAGAAGTTGAACGGTACTCCCGCTAAAGTACTCACTATGCAGAGCACCATGGATGCCAAAGTTGCCAATAAGATGATTGAAGCCTACATTGAAGAATTGCAAAAAGCTCCCGGCACCGAGATCCTGGCCAAAGAATCGGATAACAGCGATATGATGGTTGCGGTGCAAAAGTTCCAGAACCTGCTCCAGACTTATCCAGAGGCTAATGTGATTATCGGTGTAGCTGCCGAAGTTGGTCCGGCTGCGGCCAAAGTGGTTGACGAAATGGGCCTGAAAGGTAAAGTAACTATCGTGGCCATTGATGACATGCAGGAAACTGTGGATGCCATTAAAAACGATTTAATTTACGGTACTTTAACCCAAAACTTCTACCGCATGGGCTATCAAGCTTCTCAGATTTTGATGGATTACATCAAGGACGGCAAAAAGCCCGAACAGCAGATTATTGACTCAGGAACTATTTTCGTTACCAAAGACAATATCGATACTTACCAAGAACAAATGAAGAGCTGGTAA